A portion of the Gasterosteus aculeatus chromosome 12, fGasAcu3.hap1.1, whole genome shotgun sequence genome contains these proteins:
- the kif7 gene encoding kinesin-like protein kif7 isoform X2, with the protein MSPKVPSGQSRADYSAVQVAVRVRPLLPKELLHCHESCITVDSELCQVTLGHDRNFLCDYLFEESCCQEEVYSSSVQPLIDAFFQGFNATVFAYGQTGSGKTYTIGEANICSFRDEEQGIIPRAVADVFKLLDENDLSDFSVRVSYLEVYKEEFKDLLDVETASKDIHIREDKGNIVLFGVKECEVEGLDEVLSLLESGNTARHTGATQMNLNSSRSHTIFTLYMDQRRGSSRLYGTTTNSGPQMLSSKFHFVDLAGSERILKTGNTGERLKESIQINSGLLALGNVIGALGDPKRKGSHIPYRDSKITRILKDSLGGNSKTLMIACISPSSSDFDESLNTLNYATRARNIQNRATVNSKREPDRVEGLEQQIKALRRALENRQRSETRIISHADPNRRPRLGEGEISRLQAQSAHYRTCTDTAYRLMRELQSEGALTAEQSVRVKEWLCSVEEERSGLTTASGPDSGIENSSTEDSVALRRGRPPARNQDAETAAEDRWSNEHGDKEDGIVLLQAQIERLEGENADFLAALEDAMEQYKQQSDKLQEQQDLIVQLQCLLSSPGLMGLGLNLRPRPYTAPMGSLQNSQNGGTYRQLQVSPVGGELYRDQGGSLYEEPETLAGAEMQDTEEEGSQPNLSQERSKQVNPTWTKGDMLSLGLVIGAKGLLSLPEPDRHPCFARKASNSSSGETSVRGSLKAFEGVSELGLLQAQQKIRELSLTIRMKEELIKELVKTGKDAQALNKQYSHKITALESEAVQARQELQEAQRQLQDLERQEREISTTDKTRAQECRRKIAAAQSKVQVLSQRQRDTARLANLPAQSERRVVELERSVQSMRQQQEQLQRRLRQESQQKRRLESEMQRRTHRVKELEIKNEQQQKILRIKTEEVAAFHRQRRSGSNGSVISLEEQQKIEEQKRWLDEEMERVLDQRKELEDLEGELTKREQILAKKEALLQERSELETKRLRSSQALSKNLVTLTGRIESLEQELSERNGLLRSSSAQDSQQIRQEISNLRQEKDSLLKQRVELDDKLRQGSLLSPEEERTLFQLDEAIEALDAAIEYKNEAITQRQRQLRASASVLSQWEMNLMAKLSYLSASETRALLCKYFDKVVSLREEERKLQLALAEFEMQLDEQQKLVQWLENALDRTQLDTDRRLTQQQKEHERSVQLLLQQCREQIDEGLAGRQRQYEGWIHNLSKELTHYKTANLELSNKLRFCGSGCQTKDAVSAADGRPAGLGSTEKLSRCPEDSPAGRGTGPSRSREEMRELVNTPLPSTWRRSSLPTEEPAVMEEFWLQAAADVPTKRVVQSGTGTPTLPVVKSRRESRRSSLSAGPLTSSSALIDVRKNPV; encoded by the exons ATGTCTCCCAAAGTGCCCAGTGGCCAAAGCCGAGCGGATTATTCCGCAGTGCAAGTCGCTGTCCGGGTGCGTCCCCTGCTCCCCAAAGAGCTGCTCCACTGCCACGAGAGCTGCATCACTGTGGACTCGGAGCTGTGTCAGGTCACTCTGGGCCACGACCGAAACTTTCTTTGCGACTATCTATTTGAAGAAAGTTGCTGTCAGGAGGAGGTTTATTCCTCGTCTGTCCAGCCACTCATAGATGCTTTCTTCCAAGGATTCAATGCTACGGTCTTTGCCTATGGGCAGACGGGCTCAGGGAAGACTTACACCATCGGAGAAGCTAATATTT GTTCCTTTCGGGATGAGGAGCAGGGTATCATACCCAGGGCTGTTGCAGATGTCTTCAAGCTGCTAGATGAAAATGACCTCTCAGACTTCTCCGTCCGAGTGTCCTACCTGGAGGTTTACAAAGAGGAGTTCAAGGATTTACTGGATGTGGAGACGGCCAGCAAGGACATCCACATCCGGGAAGATAAAGGCAACATTG TTTTGTTTGGCGTAAAGGAGTGCGAGGTGGAGGGCCTCGACGAGGTGTTGAGTTTACTGGAGTCAGGAAACACGGCCAGGCACACTGGTGCAACCCAGATGAATCTAAACTCCAGCCGGTCTCACACCATTTTTACCCTCTATATGGACCAGCGGCGGGGAAGCTCTCGCCTTTATGGGACTACTACAAACTCTGGACCACAAATGTTGTCTTCCAAGTTCCACTTTGTTGACCTGGCGGGGTCTGAGCGCATCCTAAAGACGGGGAACACTGGAGAGAGACTGAAAGAGAGCATCCAGATCAACAGCGGCCTTCTGGCTCTTGGAAATGTTATAGGGGCACTGGGGGACCCCAAGAGGAAAGGCTCTCATATACCATACAGAGATTCTAAAATCACAAG GATACTAAAGGACTCTTTGGGTGGAAATTCAAAAACACTGATGATTGCCTGCATCAGCCCGTCTTCGTCGGACTTTGATGAGAGCCTGAATACACTAAACTACGCCACGAGGGCCAGAAACATTCAGAACCGGGCGACCGTCAACTCCAAGCGTGAGCCAGATCGGGTCGAGGGGCTGGAGCAACAAATCAAGGCCCTTCGCAGAGCCCTGGAAAACCGCCAGCGCTCAGAGACCCGCATCATTTCTCACGCCGATCCAAACCGGAGACCTCGACTCGGGGAGGGAGAGATCAGCCGACTGCAAGCCCAGAGCGCCCACTACAGGACGTGCACAGACACCGCTTACAG GTTGATGCGGGAGCTGCAGAGCGAAGGGGCTCTGACGGCAGAGCAGAGTGTGAGAGTGAAGGAGTGGCTGTGCTcagtggaggaggagcgcaGTGGACTGACCACTGCCTCGGGTCCAGACAGCGGCATCGAAAACAGCTCCACTGAGGACAGTGTTGCATTGAGGAGGGGAAGACCACCTGCGAGGAACCAG GATGCAGAGACTGCTGCGGAGGACAGGTGGAGCAATGAGCATGGAGACAAAGAGGATGGTATCGTTCTGCTTCAGGCACAGATCGAGCGCTTGGAGGGAGAGAACGCAGACTTTTTAGCGGCTCTGGAGGACGCTATGGAGCAAtacaagcagcag AGTGATAAGCTGCAGGAGCAACAGGACTTAATCGTGCAGCTACAGTGTCTGCTGTCCAGTCCAGGGCTGATGGGCCTGGGCCTTAATTTGAGACCACGGCCGTACACCGCTCCCATGGGCTCCTTGCAGAACAGTCAGAATGGAGGCACATACAGACAG TTACAGGTCAGTCCAGTGGGTGGGGAGCTCTATAGGGATCAAGGTGGAAGCCTTTATGAGGAGCCGGAGACCTTAGCTGGAGCAGAAATGCAAGACACAGAAGAAGAGGGAAGTCAACCCAACCTCAGCCAGGAGAGAAGCAA ACAGGTGAACCCGACATGGACCAAGGGGGACATGCTGTCATTGGGACTAGTGATTGGTGCTAAAGGACTCTTATCCCTGCCTGAGCCCGACCGGCACCCCTGTTTCGCCAGAAAAGCAT CCAACTCCAGTAGTGGGGAGACTTCGGTGCGCGGAAGTCTAAAAGCTTTTGAGGGCGTTTCCGAGTTGGGACTTCTTCAGGCACAGCAGAAGATCAGGGAGCTTTCTCTCACCATCCGTATGAAGGAAGAACTCATCAAGGAGCTGGTTAAAACTG GTAAGGATGCGCAGGCCCTCAACAAGCAATACAGCCATAAGATCACAGCTCTGGAGAGTGAAGCTGTGCAGGCTCgacaggagctgcaggaggcccaACGGCAGCTGCAGGATCTggagagacaagagagagaaatcaGCACAACGGACAAAACCAGAGCACAGGAATGTCGCAGGAAGATCGCCGCTGCTCAGAGCAAAGTTCAG GTTCTCAGTCAGCGTCAGAGGGATACAGCTCGTCTGGCTAACCTTCCTGCCCAGAGCGAACGCCGTGTCGTAGAGCTGGAGAGAAGCGTTCAGAGTatgaggcagcagcaggagcagctgcaAAGGCGGCTGCGCCAGGAAAGTCAGCAGAAAAGGCGTTTGGAGAGCGAGATGCAAAGAAGAACTCATAGAGTCAAG GAACTGGAGATAAAGAATGAGCAGCAGCAAAAGATTCTGAGAATAAAGACGGAGGAGGTCGCTGCCTTCCACAGGCAGAGACGCAGCGGCAGTAACGGCTCCGTCATCTCCTTGGAAGAACAACAG AAGATTGAAGAACAAAAGCGCTGGCTGGATGAGGAGATGGAGCGGGTTCTGGACCAGAGAAAAGAACTGGAAGATCTAGAAGGAGAGCTCACTAAACGAGAGCAGATCCTGGCCAAGAAAGAAGCCTTACTGCAGGAACGCAGTGAACTGGAGACCAAGAGGCTCCGCTCCAGTCAG GCCTTGAGTAAAAACCTGGTGACGCTTACGGGGCGCATTGAGTCACTTGAGCAAGAGTTGAGCGAGAGGAATGGTCTTCTCCGCAGCAGCAGTGCTCAAGACTCGCAGCAGATTCGCCAGGAGATCTCCAACCTCCGTCAGGAGAAAGATTCGctgctcaaacaaagagtggAGCTGGACGATAAGCTGCGCCAGGGGAGCCTCCTCTCACCTGAG GAGGAGAGAACACTTTTCCAGTTGGATGAGGCTATTGAGGCTCTGGATGCAGCCATTGAGTACAAGAATGAGGCCATCACTCAGAGGCAGAGGCAGCTGAGGGCGTCTGCCAGCGTGCTCTCCCAGTGGGAGATGAATCTTATGGCCAAACTCAGTTACCTGTCTGCCTCTGAGACCAGAGCTCTGCTGTGCAAGTACTTCGACAAG GTGGTGTCTCTGCGGGAGGAGGAGCGTAAACTCCAGCTCGCGCTGGCTGAGTTTGAAATGCAACTGGATGAGCAGCAAAAGCTGGTGCAGTGGCTGGAGAACGCCCTCGATCGCACACAACTCGACACGGATCGTCGGCTCACACAACAGCAGAAGGAACACGAGCGGAGTGTGCAGCTCCTACTGCAGCAGTGTCGAG AGCAAATAGACGAGGGCCTGGCAGGAAGGCAGAGGCAGTATGAAGGATGGATCCATAACCTCAGCAAGGAACTGACCCACTACAAGACAGCAAACCTGGAACTAAGCAACAAACTGAGGTTCTGTGGTTCCGGCTGCCAGACAAAAGATGCTG TTTCGGCAGCTGACGGCCGACCAGCAGGCCTCGGCAGCACGGAGAAGCTGAGCCGCTGTCCTGAGGACAGTCCCGCAGGCAGGGGGACGGGACCTTCCAGGTCCAGGGAAGAAATGCGTGAGCTGGTGAACACCCCTCTGCCGTCCACGTGGAGACGCTCCTCTCTGCCTACGGAGGAGCCTGCTGTCATGGAGGAGTTCTGGCTTCAAGCAGCTGCGGACGTCCCCACTAAGCGCGTCGTCCAGTCGGGTACGGGGACGCCGACGCTGCCTGTGGTAAAGTCTCGCAGAGAGTCCCGGCGCTCCAGCCTCAGCGCCGGGCCGCTGACTTCCAGCAGCGCGCTAATCGACGTGCGGAAGAATCCTGTTTGA
- the kif7 gene encoding kinesin-like protein kif7 isoform X3 — translation MSPKVPSGQSRADYSAVQVAVRVRPLLPKELLHCHESCITVDSELCQVTLGHDRNFLCDYLFEESCCQEEVYSSSVQPLIDAFFQGFNATVFAYGQTGSGKTYTIGEANICSFRDEEQGIIPRAVADVFKLLDENDLSDFSVRVSYLEVYKEEFKDLLDVETASKDIHIREDKGNIVLFGVKECEVEGLDEVLSLLESGNTARHTGATQMNLNSSRSHTIFTLYMDQRRGSSRLYGTTTNSGPQMLSSKFHFVDLAGSERILKTGNTGERLKESIQINSGLLALGNVIGALGDPKRKGSHIPYRDSKITRILKDSLGGNSKTLMIACISPSSSDFDESLNTLNYATRARNIQNRATVNSKREPDRVEGLEQQIKALRRALENRQRSETRIISHADPNRRPRLGEGEISRLQAQSAHYRTCTDTAYRLMRELQSEGALTAEQSVRVKEWLCSVEEERSGLTTASGPDSGIENSSTEDSVALRRGRPPARNQDAETAAEDRWSNEHGDKEDGIVLLQAQIERLEGENADFLAALEDAMEQYKQQSDKLQEQQDLIVQLQCLLSSPGLMGLGLNLRPRPYTAPMGSLQNSQNGGTYRQLQVSPVGGELYRDQGGSLYEEPETLAGAEMQDTEEEGSQPNLSQERSKQVNPTWTKGDMLSLGLVIGAKGLLSLPEPDRHPCFARKASNSSSGETSVRGSLKAFEGVSELGLLQAQQKIRELSLTIRMKEELIKELVKTGKDAQALNKQYSHKITALESEAVQARQELQEAQRQLQDLERQEREISTTDKTRAQECRRKIAAAQSKVQVLSQRQRDTARLANLPAQSERRVVELERSVQSMRQQQEQLQRRLRQESQQKRRLESEMQRRTHRVKELEIKNEQQQKILRIKTEEVAAFHRQRRSGSNGSVISLEEQQKIEEQKRWLDEEMERVLDQRKELEDLEGELTKREQILAKKEALLQERSELETKRLRSSQALSKNLVTLTGRIESLEQELSERNGLLRSSSAQDSQQIRQEISNLRQEKDSLLKQRVELDDKLRQGSLLSPEEERTLFQLDEAIEALDAAIEYKNEAITQRQRQLRASASVLSQWEMNLMAKLSYLSASETRALLCKYFDKVVSLREEERKLQLALAEFEMQLDEQQKLVQWLENALDRTQLDTDRRLTQQQKEHERSVQLLLQQCREQIDEGLAGRQRQYEGWIHNLSKELTHYKTANLELSNKLRFCGSGCQTKDAGKADGRPAGLGSTEKLSRCPEDSPAGRGTGPSRSREEMRELVNTPLPSTWRRSSLPTEEPAVMEEFWLQAAADVPTKRVVQSGTGTPTLPVVKSRRESRRSSLSAGPLTSSSALIDVRKNPV, via the exons ATGTCTCCCAAAGTGCCCAGTGGCCAAAGCCGAGCGGATTATTCCGCAGTGCAAGTCGCTGTCCGGGTGCGTCCCCTGCTCCCCAAAGAGCTGCTCCACTGCCACGAGAGCTGCATCACTGTGGACTCGGAGCTGTGTCAGGTCACTCTGGGCCACGACCGAAACTTTCTTTGCGACTATCTATTTGAAGAAAGTTGCTGTCAGGAGGAGGTTTATTCCTCGTCTGTCCAGCCACTCATAGATGCTTTCTTCCAAGGATTCAATGCTACGGTCTTTGCCTATGGGCAGACGGGCTCAGGGAAGACTTACACCATCGGAGAAGCTAATATTT GTTCCTTTCGGGATGAGGAGCAGGGTATCATACCCAGGGCTGTTGCAGATGTCTTCAAGCTGCTAGATGAAAATGACCTCTCAGACTTCTCCGTCCGAGTGTCCTACCTGGAGGTTTACAAAGAGGAGTTCAAGGATTTACTGGATGTGGAGACGGCCAGCAAGGACATCCACATCCGGGAAGATAAAGGCAACATTG TTTTGTTTGGCGTAAAGGAGTGCGAGGTGGAGGGCCTCGACGAGGTGTTGAGTTTACTGGAGTCAGGAAACACGGCCAGGCACACTGGTGCAACCCAGATGAATCTAAACTCCAGCCGGTCTCACACCATTTTTACCCTCTATATGGACCAGCGGCGGGGAAGCTCTCGCCTTTATGGGACTACTACAAACTCTGGACCACAAATGTTGTCTTCCAAGTTCCACTTTGTTGACCTGGCGGGGTCTGAGCGCATCCTAAAGACGGGGAACACTGGAGAGAGACTGAAAGAGAGCATCCAGATCAACAGCGGCCTTCTGGCTCTTGGAAATGTTATAGGGGCACTGGGGGACCCCAAGAGGAAAGGCTCTCATATACCATACAGAGATTCTAAAATCACAAG GATACTAAAGGACTCTTTGGGTGGAAATTCAAAAACACTGATGATTGCCTGCATCAGCCCGTCTTCGTCGGACTTTGATGAGAGCCTGAATACACTAAACTACGCCACGAGGGCCAGAAACATTCAGAACCGGGCGACCGTCAACTCCAAGCGTGAGCCAGATCGGGTCGAGGGGCTGGAGCAACAAATCAAGGCCCTTCGCAGAGCCCTGGAAAACCGCCAGCGCTCAGAGACCCGCATCATTTCTCACGCCGATCCAAACCGGAGACCTCGACTCGGGGAGGGAGAGATCAGCCGACTGCAAGCCCAGAGCGCCCACTACAGGACGTGCACAGACACCGCTTACAG GTTGATGCGGGAGCTGCAGAGCGAAGGGGCTCTGACGGCAGAGCAGAGTGTGAGAGTGAAGGAGTGGCTGTGCTcagtggaggaggagcgcaGTGGACTGACCACTGCCTCGGGTCCAGACAGCGGCATCGAAAACAGCTCCACTGAGGACAGTGTTGCATTGAGGAGGGGAAGACCACCTGCGAGGAACCAG GATGCAGAGACTGCTGCGGAGGACAGGTGGAGCAATGAGCATGGAGACAAAGAGGATGGTATCGTTCTGCTTCAGGCACAGATCGAGCGCTTGGAGGGAGAGAACGCAGACTTTTTAGCGGCTCTGGAGGACGCTATGGAGCAAtacaagcagcag AGTGATAAGCTGCAGGAGCAACAGGACTTAATCGTGCAGCTACAGTGTCTGCTGTCCAGTCCAGGGCTGATGGGCCTGGGCCTTAATTTGAGACCACGGCCGTACACCGCTCCCATGGGCTCCTTGCAGAACAGTCAGAATGGAGGCACATACAGACAG TTACAGGTCAGTCCAGTGGGTGGGGAGCTCTATAGGGATCAAGGTGGAAGCCTTTATGAGGAGCCGGAGACCTTAGCTGGAGCAGAAATGCAAGACACAGAAGAAGAGGGAAGTCAACCCAACCTCAGCCAGGAGAGAAGCAA ACAGGTGAACCCGACATGGACCAAGGGGGACATGCTGTCATTGGGACTAGTGATTGGTGCTAAAGGACTCTTATCCCTGCCTGAGCCCGACCGGCACCCCTGTTTCGCCAGAAAAGCAT CCAACTCCAGTAGTGGGGAGACTTCGGTGCGCGGAAGTCTAAAAGCTTTTGAGGGCGTTTCCGAGTTGGGACTTCTTCAGGCACAGCAGAAGATCAGGGAGCTTTCTCTCACCATCCGTATGAAGGAAGAACTCATCAAGGAGCTGGTTAAAACTG GTAAGGATGCGCAGGCCCTCAACAAGCAATACAGCCATAAGATCACAGCTCTGGAGAGTGAAGCTGTGCAGGCTCgacaggagctgcaggaggcccaACGGCAGCTGCAGGATCTggagagacaagagagagaaatcaGCACAACGGACAAAACCAGAGCACAGGAATGTCGCAGGAAGATCGCCGCTGCTCAGAGCAAAGTTCAG GTTCTCAGTCAGCGTCAGAGGGATACAGCTCGTCTGGCTAACCTTCCTGCCCAGAGCGAACGCCGTGTCGTAGAGCTGGAGAGAAGCGTTCAGAGTatgaggcagcagcaggagcagctgcaAAGGCGGCTGCGCCAGGAAAGTCAGCAGAAAAGGCGTTTGGAGAGCGAGATGCAAAGAAGAACTCATAGAGTCAAG GAACTGGAGATAAAGAATGAGCAGCAGCAAAAGATTCTGAGAATAAAGACGGAGGAGGTCGCTGCCTTCCACAGGCAGAGACGCAGCGGCAGTAACGGCTCCGTCATCTCCTTGGAAGAACAACAG AAGATTGAAGAACAAAAGCGCTGGCTGGATGAGGAGATGGAGCGGGTTCTGGACCAGAGAAAAGAACTGGAAGATCTAGAAGGAGAGCTCACTAAACGAGAGCAGATCCTGGCCAAGAAAGAAGCCTTACTGCAGGAACGCAGTGAACTGGAGACCAAGAGGCTCCGCTCCAGTCAG GCCTTGAGTAAAAACCTGGTGACGCTTACGGGGCGCATTGAGTCACTTGAGCAAGAGTTGAGCGAGAGGAATGGTCTTCTCCGCAGCAGCAGTGCTCAAGACTCGCAGCAGATTCGCCAGGAGATCTCCAACCTCCGTCAGGAGAAAGATTCGctgctcaaacaaagagtggAGCTGGACGATAAGCTGCGCCAGGGGAGCCTCCTCTCACCTGAG GAGGAGAGAACACTTTTCCAGTTGGATGAGGCTATTGAGGCTCTGGATGCAGCCATTGAGTACAAGAATGAGGCCATCACTCAGAGGCAGAGGCAGCTGAGGGCGTCTGCCAGCGTGCTCTCCCAGTGGGAGATGAATCTTATGGCCAAACTCAGTTACCTGTCTGCCTCTGAGACCAGAGCTCTGCTGTGCAAGTACTTCGACAAG GTGGTGTCTCTGCGGGAGGAGGAGCGTAAACTCCAGCTCGCGCTGGCTGAGTTTGAAATGCAACTGGATGAGCAGCAAAAGCTGGTGCAGTGGCTGGAGAACGCCCTCGATCGCACACAACTCGACACGGATCGTCGGCTCACACAACAGCAGAAGGAACACGAGCGGAGTGTGCAGCTCCTACTGCAGCAGTGTCGAG AGCAAATAGACGAGGGCCTGGCAGGAAGGCAGAGGCAGTATGAAGGATGGATCCATAACCTCAGCAAGGAACTGACCCACTACAAGACAGCAAACCTGGAACTAAGCAACAAACTGAGGTTCTGTGGTTCCGGCTGCCAGACAAAAGATGCTGGTAAAG CTGACGGCCGACCAGCAGGCCTCGGCAGCACGGAGAAGCTGAGCCGCTGTCCTGAGGACAGTCCCGCAGGCAGGGGGACGGGACCTTCCAGGTCCAGGGAAGAAATGCGTGAGCTGGTGAACACCCCTCTGCCGTCCACGTGGAGACGCTCCTCTCTGCCTACGGAGGAGCCTGCTGTCATGGAGGAGTTCTGGCTTCAAGCAGCTGCGGACGTCCCCACTAAGCGCGTCGTCCAGTCGGGTACGGGGACGCCGACGCTGCCTGTGGTAAAGTCTCGCAGAGAGTCCCGGCGCTCCAGCCTCAGCGCCGGGCCGCTGACTTCCAGCAGCGCGCTAATCGACGTGCGGAAGAATCCTGTTTGA